ggagcggcgacgacacctttgtgcgggggacgtggagacccccatcctttgtggagaagctccttagtggaacccggggccaaggtgaccgtgattgtgttcacggaagagacttggtggccgagtagcaatactcttagtgagtgctacaacaacgtggatgtaggtgtgcctttgtggctaaccgaaccacgggataaacacccgcgtcaagagtttgctatctcctatcccgctctttaagcttccgcatttcattctagtaatttgtatgcctttactttcatagaatagtttcttgataggaaaggctataggttgctaaactcttttgggataggggttttacactagaacaacctagttgcacatctagatagcttgttttagtttaagctttgtgcaaactagttggagccataggtctaagtttttattagtgcctaattcaccccctccccctcttaggctagagcacccgatcactttcaatgaTAAAAAGTTCGCGTAAAGGAAGGTGCTTAGGTACTTCAGCATCAAGGCTTGCAGACGCCACTGTCAGAATTTGCTTACACAGATAATGACACGCTTATAGGATCATCTCTCCTCCATATGAATTCTCAGCAGAACAGCCATAGTGCCAAGCAAGTGATCACGTCTATCACTCTATGTTTAACCAAATGGCTGTATACACTTTGTAGTAGAGGCCGGAACTGGTTtttattatctaaaaaaaattgtactacaGTACTAGTAGTACTGAACAGACCTTGGTAGCTTGTTTAATCTCTTGGCCATGAAAACCGCTGAGAACCTGGAGGTGGAATCTTCTGACAAACCAATGCACACTTCACTCCAGCCTCATCAGTACATCATCATCCACTCACATAATCACATGTACTCCCGAATTAACAATCCCCTTCATCACTTCACTAATAAAGCAACGCTCGTAGGCATCAAACCAGGCATGCCTCTCTCCTCGCTCTctcttgtttttttaaaaaaagaaatcgCCTCTCTTGTCACTCTCTACCACAGAGACACACAGGCAGCCTCAATTATCTAATCAGCCATAAATTTCTCAAGCCTTCCCCCCCTGCCACAGTCTCAGTTCCTGTCTACCATTTCCTCATAAAAAACAAGGACAAGGGCTGCAGGGCCCAGGGCCTCAGCCACAGCACAAGACCGAGGATTAGGAACTACTCGCTGTTTGCTCAGTTCTGGTCTGGTGGAATCTGGTCACCAGCCTCCTCCCCAGTACAAAAGCCCCAGTGGCCAGCGCTAGCTGCAGGGACAGAGGACGCTAGAAACGAGTGGAGGTGGAGTAGAAGCTCAATGCTTTGAAATAGTACACACCTCGCGCACACAGCCCAACACAAAGCACAACTCTCTAGTCAAGCAAGCATAGGTCGTCCATTGCATTCCTCTGATTTGCTTGCTTCAAGAAGCCGAGGCAGCTCAGGCAGAAGAAGACAGCGAGCAGCATGAGAACCATCACGGCGAGAAACCCCCACGACTCGCTCTCCTTCTCCCGGCGGCACTTCAAGTGGCCGGTTCTTGGCAAGAGCAAGAGCCATGGCGCCACGTTTGGGGACGAGGAGTACATGAAGTgctcggaggcggaggaggatgaggcgacCATGGCCTTCTCCTCCGCCTGCCCGTCCTTCCACTCCGAGGACTTCGTGTCCCCTCCtctgaaggcggcggcgggcaccgcgccggcgccgcagcagcagcccccGCGGCGGAGGAAGGTGCGGACGGCCGTCTCTCGCCTGCGCTCCGCGCTGGCCAATGCCGTGGCCGGCCGGCACCGGCAGGTCGGCCTCGGCGCGCGGCTCACCGGCACTCTGTACGGCCACCGGCGCGGGCACGTGCACCTCGCGTTCCAGGTCGACCCACGCGCGTGCCCGGCGCTGCTGCTGGAGCTCGCCgcgcccacggcggcgctggtgcgcGAGATGGCCTCGGGCCTGGTGCGCATCGCGCTGGAGTGCGAGCGCGCCAAGGGCTCCGCGCTCCCGACCCCGACAGCCGGCCCCAACAGCGGCAAGAAGCTGCTGGAGGAGACGGTGTGGCGCGCGTACTGCAACGGCAAGAGCTGCGGGTACGCGGTGCGGCGCGAGTGCGGCGCGGCGGACTGGCGCGTGCTCCGTGCGCTGGAGCCCGTGTCCATGGGCGCCGGCGTCATCCCCGCggccagctgcggcggcggcgagggcgacgtCATGTACATGCGCGCGCGGTTCGAGCGCGTGGTGGGCTCCCGCGACTCGGAGGCGTTCTACATGATGAACCCGGAcaacagcagcggcggcggcggcggcggccatggcggacccGAGCTCAGCGTCTACCTCCTCAGAGTCTGATCGATCATGGCACTTCAGCTGTCCGTCGATCACGTCCCCTTTTTGTGCATGGTATGCTGTGAAATTGGATTAGGCGCCTAGGTGGTAGATGGAAACGTAGCTGATGGGGTTGGAAATGGAAATGTTTTTGTGGTTTCTTGTGGTGATCAAATGTGCTGCACTGCAGAATAGGATGAATCCATGCTGTGCTGTTTCAGGTTGTGATGGCTCTGAAGCTGAATAGTGCCCCATTTAATCAGCTAGAGTTGTAGCAGTACTTGTTCTGCATATGGTGTAATGATCAATAAAATAGACATATTAGTTTCCTTGTTCTCATTTGAGATCCTATTTAAACTTTGGTTTATGTTGCAAACTCCCACGATGATtgagctgttttttttttgttaaatttCTGAAAGAAAGACTCAAAGCTCTTCATTTCAAGCAGGCATAAAAGTTCCTTACTAGTGCTTGACTGCTTGTCGTTTAAGTCGCTGCTTGTATAATCGTACGTGACACAAAAACATGTCAAGTTGGGCAGGACAGTCTGCCATGTTGCTCTCAAAAGACTCAATTTTTGCTTTTGTGTGGGGCCTGTTCCATACCAACATGCAActacttttttttctcaaatttgtttccttttctttttcatcttTACGTCCTAATTTTCTCTTTGAACATTATTACGGAGTAAATCTGTCTATCCGAGCTGATAGCAGAAGCAGCGGGCAGTGAGCGCTCCTCAATTCGACAGGTTGATGACACTGCCGTGCTTCGTGGTGTTCTATTTCTGCAGCACGGCGGCACGCTTAAGCATCCGACCAGAAGCATCAGTAGTTCAGACAACGAGTCTCCTCTGCCGTGGTGTCATGCGTCCTTGCTTCTCCCAGAGTGTGCAGCTTCGTCCTCGTCCAGGCTAATTCCAATCCCATCAAATTATCCATCGGATATGACACCGAATTCGGGGATCATCGCTTCTGATCAGAGAGACAAGAGGCACCAAGACAGAGTACAGTGAGTCAGTGATGACTGATGAACAACTGAACGTACATCGTGAATACAGTGCAATACAGACTGTTTTTACGTGTGCTTTACGGTAGAGTATgtgtcttctttctttctttttttctcgtgaaaaaactaaaaaaagtaTCGGTAGGGTATGTGGTTCAATGATGAAATTGGAGCAAAGGGGAGAGCAAAGGAgtggacggacggacggacctCTTGGTGGGGGCGAGCCGGTGTAGTAGGCATGCATCATGTTTGCCATCCCGAGGCAGGCATGGCGCAGACTGCAGCGGCATGCCGGAGTAGAGTACTCTACCAGGCTACCAGCAAGCAGGCAACGCACCGCAGTACCGCACCTCAGGTGGTCCTCAGCACAGTACCCTGGCATCGGCGgggccgcgggccgcggcggcggcagaaatCATCAACGCAGAGGATAGAGGTGAACAGCTTTGCTTCCGACCGAGAGGCCATGAGCCTTTCATCAGCAATGGCGATCGAGGGCCTTGCCGTCTCCAGACCAGGCCCCCCagctctgaaattttctgaacGCCAACAGCCAGCACAGTGGCTGCTGGTGTCCTGGCCTGGCCCCCATCATTCTGGTATCATTATCGCTAGATGCTGCTAGCTGATGATGATTACCAGGGATGGTGGCACCTGCTTTTGCAGCCTCCTCCTCCGTCTTCCTAAGGCCACGTCCAACGGCGGGCTCTTCCGGTAGTTCATAAATTTTTTAATGGATGAACAGTAGCTGAACAGGACGCGCTAGCCGCGCATGTTCTCCGATGCATCCTTCTCACTGCTCATCTACTggagctactccctccgtcctaaaatataaatatttatcgACTTCCGCGATTCACATTTGACCATTCCTCTTATttgaaaaatttgtgaaaatattatttattttgttatgacaTATTTTATTATCGTATCTATTTTAAGTATATCATAattatttttacattttcataatttttttaaataagacgaatgGTTAAACGTGATCAGTAAAAATCAACAAATACTTATATTCTGGGATTGAGGTGGAGGAGTACTGTGTAGTACTGTGCCGTCAGC
The nucleotide sequence above comes from Panicum virgatum strain AP13 chromosome 3K, P.virgatum_v5, whole genome shotgun sequence. Encoded proteins:
- the LOC120697755 gene encoding protein MIZU-KUSSEI 1-like, whose product is MRTITARNPHDSLSFSRRHFKWPVLGKSKSHGATFGDEEYMKCSEAEEDEATMAFSSACPSFHSEDFVSPPLKAAAGTAPAPQQQPPRRRKVRTAVSRLRSALANAVAGRHRQVGLGARLTGTLYGHRRGHVHLAFQVDPRACPALLLELAAPTAALVREMASGLVRIALECERAKGSALPTPTAGPNSGKKLLEETVWRAYCNGKSCGYAVRRECGAADWRVLRALEPVSMGAGVIPAASCGGGEGDVMYMRARFERVVGSRDSEAFYMMNPDNSSGGGGGGHGGPELSVYLLRV